A genomic segment from Stappia indica encodes:
- the nuoH gene encoding NADH-quinone oxidoreductase subunit NuoH: MADFWADYLFPLIIMVAQSVLLLVALLLIVAYILYADRKVWAAVQIRRGPNVVGPWGLLQSFADLLKFVLKEPVIPAGANKGLFLLAPLVTVTLALTAWAVVPVADGWVIADINVGILFILAISSLGVYGIIIGGWASNSKYPFLSALRSAAQMVSYEVSIGFVIVTVLLCVGSLNLTDIVRAQETGLASALGVPWLAFLNWYWLPLFPMFVIFFISALAETNRPPFDLAEAESELVAGFMVEYGSTPYMMFMLGEYVSIALMCALTTILFMGGWLPPLDFAPFTWVPGFVWFLLKSLLVFFMFAMVKAMVPRYRYDQLMRLGWKVFLPLSLAMVFIVAAVLMAMGWAPTGT, translated from the coding sequence ATGGCGGACTTCTGGGCGGATTACCTCTTCCCGCTGATCATCATGGTGGCACAGAGCGTGCTGCTGCTGGTCGCACTGCTGCTGATCGTGGCTTACATCCTGTACGCGGACCGCAAGGTCTGGGCGGCGGTGCAGATCCGTCGCGGCCCGAACGTCGTCGGGCCCTGGGGCCTGTTGCAGTCGTTTGCCGACCTTCTGAAATTCGTGCTGAAGGAGCCGGTGATCCCGGCCGGCGCCAACAAGGGCCTGTTCCTGCTGGCGCCGCTGGTCACCGTGACGCTGGCGCTGACCGCCTGGGCGGTGGTTCCGGTCGCCGATGGGTGGGTGATCGCCGACATCAATGTCGGCATCCTGTTCATCCTGGCGATCTCCTCGCTCGGCGTCTACGGCATCATCATCGGCGGTTGGGCCTCGAACTCGAAGTACCCGTTCCTGTCGGCGCTGCGCTCGGCGGCGCAGATGGTCTCCTACGAGGTGTCCATCGGCTTCGTCATCGTGACGGTGCTGCTGTGCGTCGGCTCGCTGAACCTGACGGACATTGTCCGGGCGCAGGAAACCGGCCTTGCCAGCGCGCTCGGGGTGCCGTGGCTGGCCTTCCTGAACTGGTACTGGCTGCCGCTGTTCCCGATGTTCGTGATCTTCTTCATCTCGGCGCTGGCGGAGACCAACCGTCCGCCGTTCGACCTGGCCGAGGCCGAGTCCGAGCTGGTCGCCGGTTTCATGGTCGAATACGGCTCCACGCCCTACATGATGTTCATGCTCGGCGAGTATGTGTCGATCGCGCTGATGTGCGCGCTGACGACCATCCTCTTCATGGGTGGCTGGCTGCCGCCGCTGGACTTCGCCCCCTTCACCTGGGTGCCGGGCTTCGTCTGGTTCCTGCTGAAGTCGCTGCTGGTGTTCTTCATGTTCGCCATGGTCAAGGCGATGGTCCCGCGCTACCGCTACGACCAGCTGATGCGCCTCGGCTGGAAGGTGTTCCTGCCGCTGTCGCTGGCCATGGTGTTCATCGTCGCGGCGGTGCTGATGGCGATGGGCTGGGCCCCGACGGGCACGTAA
- the nuoG gene encoding NADH-quinone oxidoreductase subunit NuoG, translating to MNKTIFVDGKEIEVPQDYTLLQACEAAGAEVPRFCFHDRLSIAGNCRMCLVEVKGGPPKPVASCAMNVRDLRPGPNGEAPEVFTKTPMVKKAREGVMEFLLINHPLDCPICDQGGECDLQDQAMAYGVDASRYAENKRAVEDKYIGPLVKTIMTRCIHCTRCVRFTTEVCGVADLGLIGRGEDAEITSYLENALSSEMQGNVVDLCPVGALTHKPYAFQARPWELKKTETVDVMDAVGSAIRVDTRGREVMRVLPRLNEAVNEEWISDKTRYIWDGLKTQRLDRPYVRVDGKLRPASWGEAFAAIASKVKASSPEKLAAIAGDLASVEEMFALKSLMTALGSANIDCRQDGAALDPALGRSSYLFNATIEGIENADAVLIIGSNPRLEAPVLNARIRKRMRMGPLPVGVIGQQADLTYPATYLGAGAETLADLAAGKHGFADVLKNAERPLIIVGQGALSRTDGAAVLSAAAALARSVGAVGADWNGFSVLHTAASRVGGLDIGFVPGEGGKGTAGIQQAAGEGAMDVVFLLGADEMDMHAFGSAFVVYVGTHGDRGAHRADVILPGAAYTEKSGTWVNTEGRVQLGDRAAFPPGEAREDWAILRALSAQLGAALPFDSLQDLRKALYAAHPLMAGIDAIENDGGAGAAKAADLGGKMAGEAFQPAITDFYLTNPIARASATMAECSALAKARAAEAAE from the coding sequence ATGAACAAGACGATCTTTGTCGACGGCAAGGAGATCGAGGTTCCGCAGGACTACACGCTGCTGCAGGCTTGCGAGGCGGCGGGTGCCGAGGTGCCGCGCTTCTGTTTCCACGACCGGCTGTCGATCGCCGGCAACTGCCGCATGTGTCTGGTCGAGGTGAAGGGCGGACCGCCGAAGCCGGTCGCGTCCTGCGCCATGAACGTGCGCGACCTGCGCCCGGGCCCGAACGGCGAGGCGCCGGAGGTCTTCACCAAGACCCCGATGGTCAAGAAGGCCCGCGAGGGCGTGATGGAGTTCCTGCTGATCAACCATCCGCTCGACTGCCCGATCTGCGACCAGGGCGGCGAGTGCGACCTGCAGGACCAGGCCATGGCCTATGGCGTCGACGCGTCCCGCTATGCGGAGAACAAGCGCGCCGTCGAGGACAAGTATATCGGCCCGCTGGTGAAGACGATCATGACGCGCTGCATCCACTGCACGCGCTGCGTCCGCTTTACCACGGAAGTCTGCGGCGTCGCCGACCTCGGCCTGATCGGCCGCGGCGAGGATGCCGAGATCACCTCCTACCTGGAGAACGCGCTCTCCTCCGAGATGCAGGGCAACGTCGTCGACCTGTGCCCGGTCGGTGCGCTGACCCACAAGCCCTATGCCTTCCAGGCCCGTCCGTGGGAGCTGAAGAAGACCGAGACCGTCGACGTGATGGATGCGGTCGGCTCGGCGATCCGCGTCGACACCCGCGGCCGCGAGGTCATGCGCGTGCTGCCGCGTCTCAACGAGGCGGTCAACGAGGAGTGGATCTCCGACAAGACCCGCTACATCTGGGACGGCCTGAAGACCCAGCGCCTCGACCGCCCCTATGTGCGCGTCGACGGCAAGCTGCGCCCGGCCAGCTGGGGCGAGGCGTTCGCCGCCATCGCCTCCAAGGTGAAGGCGTCGAGCCCGGAGAAGCTGGCGGCCATTGCCGGCGATCTGGCGAGCGTCGAGGAGATGTTCGCGCTGAAGAGCCTGATGACGGCGCTCGGTTCGGCGAACATCGACTGCCGCCAGGACGGGGCAGCGCTGGACCCGGCGCTCGGCCGGTCCTCCTACCTGTTCAACGCGACCATCGAGGGGATCGAGAACGCGGATGCGGTGCTGATCATCGGCTCCAACCCGCGGCTCGAGGCACCGGTGCTGAATGCGCGCATCCGCAAGCGCATGCGCATGGGCCCGCTGCCCGTGGGCGTCATCGGCCAGCAGGCCGACCTGACCTATCCGGCGACGTATCTGGGCGCCGGCGCCGAGACGCTGGCCGATCTTGCGGCCGGCAAGCACGGCTTTGCCGATGTTCTCAAGAACGCCGAGCGTCCGCTGATCATCGTCGGCCAGGGCGCGCTGTCGCGCACTGACGGCGCGGCGGTCCTGTCGGCTGCGGCTGCGCTCGCCCGTTCGGTCGGTGCGGTCGGTGCCGACTGGAACGGCTTCTCGGTGCTGCACACCGCGGCCTCGCGCGTCGGCGGCCTCGACATCGGCTTCGTGCCGGGCGAGGGCGGCAAGGGCACGGCCGGGATCCAGCAGGCGGCAGGCGAGGGCGCGATGGATGTCGTGTTCCTGCTCGGCGCCGACGAGATGGACATGCACGCGTTCGGCTCGGCCTTCGTGGTCTATGTCGGCACCCATGGCGACCGCGGCGCGCACCGCGCCGACGTGATCCTGCCGGGTGCGGCCTATACCGAGAAGTCGGGCACCTGGGTCAACACCGAGGGCCGCGTGCAGCTCGGCGACCGTGCGGCCTTCCCTCCGGGCGAGGCCCGCGAGGACTGGGCGATCCTGCGGGCGCTGTCCGCGCAGCTGGGGGCGGCGCTGCCGTTCGATTCGCTGCAGGACCTGCGCAAGGCGCTCTATGCGGCGCATCCGCTGATGGCCGGCATCGACGCCATCGAGAACGACGGCGGCGCAGGCGCCGCGAAGGCGGCGGACCTCGGCGGCAAGATGGCCGGCGAGGCGTTCCAGCCGGCGATCACCGACTTCTACCTGACCAATCCGATCGCGCGGGCCTCCGCGACGATGGCCGAATGTTCGGCCCTCGCCAAGGCACGCGCGGCAGAGGCCGCGGAGTAA
- the nuoF gene encoding NADH-quinone oxidoreductase subunit NuoF — translation MLQDQDRIFTNIYGLHDWGLDGARQRGHWDGTKGLLDNGRDWIINEMKTSGLRGRGGAGFPTGLKWSFMPKESDGRPAYLVVNADESEPGTCKDREILRHDPHTLVEGCLIAGYAMGAIAAYIYVRGEFIRERERLQAAIDQAYEAGLIGKNNKNGYDFDIYVHHGAGAYICGEETALLESLEGKKGQPRLKPPFPANVGLYGCPTTVNNVESIAVAPTILRRGAAWFSGLGKPNNAGTKLFCVSGHVNRPCTVEEEMGIPFRELIDRHCGGIRGGWDNLLAVIPGGSSVPCVTAENIIDCPMDFDSLRGHGSGLGTAAVIVMDRSTDIIKAIARLSYFYKHESCGQCTPCREGTGWMWRVMERMVAGNAAREEIDMLFDVTKQVEGHTICALGDAAAWPIQGLIRNFRPVIEERIDQYVAKSRKPAQSLAAAQ, via the coding sequence ATGCTGCAGGATCAGGACCGGATCTTCACCAATATCTACGGCCTGCACGACTGGGGCCTCGATGGCGCGCGCCAGCGCGGCCATTGGGACGGCACCAAGGGCCTGCTCGACAACGGCCGCGACTGGATCATCAACGAGATGAAGACGTCGGGCCTGCGCGGGCGCGGCGGTGCGGGCTTCCCGACCGGCCTCAAGTGGTCGTTCATGCCGAAGGAGTCGGACGGGCGTCCGGCCTATCTCGTCGTGAATGCGGACGAGTCCGAGCCGGGCACCTGCAAGGACCGCGAGATCCTGCGCCACGACCCGCACACGCTGGTCGAGGGCTGCCTGATCGCCGGTTACGCGATGGGTGCCATCGCCGCCTATATCTATGTGCGCGGCGAGTTCATCCGCGAGCGCGAGCGCCTGCAGGCGGCCATCGACCAGGCTTATGAGGCGGGTCTGATCGGCAAGAACAACAAGAACGGCTACGACTTCGACATCTATGTCCACCACGGCGCCGGCGCCTATATCTGCGGCGAGGAAACCGCGCTGCTGGAGAGCCTGGAAGGCAAGAAGGGCCAGCCGCGCCTGAAGCCGCCGTTCCCGGCCAATGTCGGCCTCTACGGGTGCCCGACGACGGTGAACAACGTGGAGTCCATCGCCGTTGCCCCGACCATCCTGCGCCGCGGCGCGGCGTGGTTCTCGGGTCTCGGCAAGCCGAACAACGCGGGCACCAAGCTGTTCTGCGTCTCCGGCCACGTGAACCGCCCCTGCACGGTCGAGGAGGAGATGGGCATTCCATTCCGCGAGCTGATCGACCGCCATTGCGGCGGCATCCGCGGCGGCTGGGACAACCTGCTCGCCGTGATCCCGGGCGGCTCCTCCGTGCCTTGCGTGACGGCGGAGAACATCATCGACTGTCCGATGGACTTCGACAGCCTGCGCGGGCACGGTTCGGGCCTCGGCACGGCAGCGGTGATCGTGATGGACCGCTCGACCGACATCATCAAGGCCATTGCCCGCCTGTCGTACTTCTACAAGCACGAGAGCTGCGGCCAGTGCACGCCGTGCCGCGAGGGCACGGGCTGGATGTGGCGCGTGATGGAGCGCATGGTGGCCGGCAATGCCGCACGGGAAGAGATCGACATGCTCTTCGACGTCACCAAGCAGGTGGAAGGCCACACGATCTGTGCCCTCGGCGATGCGGCCGCATGGCCGATCCAGGGCCTGATCCGCAACTTCCGGCCGGTGATCGAGGAACGCATCGACCAGTACGTGGCCAAGAGCCGCAAGCCGGCGCAGTCGCTGGCAGCGGCACAGTAA